One genomic region from Opisthocomus hoazin isolate bOpiHoa1 chromosome Z, bOpiHoa1.hap1, whole genome shotgun sequence encodes:
- the GIN1 gene encoding gypsy retrotransposon integrase-like protein 1 isoform X1 — protein sequence MVRSGKNGGLHLKQIAYYKRTGEYHPTTLSSERSGIRRAAKKFVFKENKLFYVGKDRKQMRLVIVSDEEKKKVLEKCHENAAGTHHGISRTLTLVESNYYWTSVTNDVKQWVYACQHCQVAKNTTTTAPKTHPIRAEDPWTAVAIDLLGPFNVTNRSHKYVIIMTDLFTRWAVILPLQDTSAAEIAKAIINVFFLYGPPQKMPIDQGNELVYQINEELFALFGMKQIVLSYPQTDDVNERTCKTIKAFLNRYCTDHPNDWDEHLSAIAYAFNLTNLEPDQNTPFFQMFNRNPHVVETMNIRVEGEYNMFAKIFEATKKASQALEEEKTSDCQVEKNTSDEQKIRNKVPVKRKPKQLNTLRLKVGHEVLRQRKNWWKDGRFQSEWVGPCIIDYITDNGCAILRDATGSRLKRPIKMSHLKPYIRGSSEKDNHYFLQGAVVVDHDYIGLSEKSYNPSQQDSVAEEEINACTRDAMSAVQMPPAACKDQESTDGKHESELTEDRCIGSNTAKPKRWPSPCWTLQTKIEDT from the exons ATGGTCCGTAGTGGAAAAAATGGTGGGCTCCACCTGAAGCAGATTGCATACTACAAGCGAACAGGGGAGTATCATCCCACAACATTATCAAGTGAAAGAAGTGGAATCAGGAGAGCAGctaaaaaatttgttttcaaag aaaataaattgttctatgttggaaaagacagaaaacagatgCGCCTGGTAATTGTTtcagatgaagaaaagaaaaaggtgcttGAGAAATGCCACGAAAATGCTGCTGGCACTCATCATGGCATATCAAGGACACTGACTTTAGTGGAATCTAATTACTACTGGACCTCTGTAACAAATGATGTCAAGCAGTGG GTGTATGCTTGCCAGCATTGCCAAGTGGCAAAGAATACAACCACCACAGCACCCAAAACACACCCGATCAGAGCAGAGGATCCATGGACAGCAGTCGCTATAGACCTACTGGGACCTTTTAATGTTACCAACAGAAGCCACAAGTATGTCATAATTATGACAGATTTGTTTACAAGATGGGCTGTTATCTTGCCGCTGCAGGACACTTCAGCTGCTGAAATTGCTAAGGCAAtcataaatgtgtttttcttataTGGGCCACCTCAAAAAATGCCTATTGATCAAGGAAATGAGCTTGTTTATCAG ataaATGAAGAACTGTTTGCACTGTTTGGAATGAAACAAATTGTATTGTCTTATCCTCAGACAGATGATGTAAATGAAAGAACATGCAAGACAATCAAAGCTTTCCTTAACAGATACTGCACTGACCATCCAAATGATTGGGATGAACACTTGTCTGCTATTGCCTATGCGTTCAATTTGACAAATTTG GAGCCAGATCAAAACACCCcatttttccaaatgtttaatcGCAACCCACATGTTGTTGAGACAATGAATATACGTGTGGAAGGAGAATACAATATGTTTGCCAAAATATTTGAAGCAACTAAAAAAGCCAGTCAAGCtctggaagaagagaaaacatCCGATTGCCAG GTGGAGAAAAACACTTCAGATGaacaaaaaatcagaaacaaagtCCCTGTCAAAAGGAAGCCAAAGCAATTAAATACCCTTCGACTTAAAGTTGGTCATGAAGTCCTCAGGCAAAGGAAAAACTGGTGGAAAGATGGTCGTTTCCAGTCGGAATGGGTTGGTCCTTGTATTATAGATTATATCACAGATAATGGCTGTGCAATATTAAGAGATGCCACAGGATCCAGGTTGAAAAGACCGATTAAGATGTCTCACCTCAAACCATACATAAGAGGGTCCAGTGAAAAAG ACAACCATTACTTTTTACAAGGTGCTGTAGTTGTTGACCATGACTATATTGGCTTATCTGAAAAATCCTATAATCCAAGCCAACAAGACTCTGTTGCTGAAGAGGAAATAAATGCCTGCACAAGAGATGCCATGTCTGCTGTGCAAATGCCACCTGCAGCCTGCAAAGACCAAGAATCAACAGATGGCAAACATGAGTCTGAGCTGACAGAGGATCGTTGCATTGGATCAAACACTGCGAAGCCCAAGCGATGGCCTTCACCTTGTTGGACACTGCAGACCAAGATAGAGGATACTTAA
- the GIN1 gene encoding gypsy retrotransposon integrase-like protein 1 isoform X2 translates to MVRSGKNGGLHLKQIAYYKRTGEYHPTTLSSERSGIRRAAKKFVFKENKLFYVGKDRKQMRLVIVSDEEKKKVLEKCHENAAGTHHGISRTLTLVESNYYWTSVTNDVKQWVYACQHCQVAKNTTTTAPKTHPIRAEDPWTAVAIDLLGPFNVTNRSHKYVIIMTDLFTRWAVILPLQDTSAAEIAKAIINVFFLYGPPQKMPIDQGNELVYQTDDVNERTCKTIKAFLNRYCTDHPNDWDEHLSAIAYAFNLTNLEPDQNTPFFQMFNRNPHVVETMNIRVEGEYNMFAKIFEATKKASQALEEEKTSDCQVEKNTSDEQKIRNKVPVKRKPKQLNTLRLKVGHEVLRQRKNWWKDGRFQSEWVGPCIIDYITDNGCAILRDATGSRLKRPIKMSHLKPYIRGSSEKDNHYFLQGAVVVDHDYIGLSEKSYNPSQQDSVAEEEINACTRDAMSAVQMPPAACKDQESTDGKHESELTEDRCIGSNTAKPKRWPSPCWTLQTKIEDT, encoded by the exons ATGGTCCGTAGTGGAAAAAATGGTGGGCTCCACCTGAAGCAGATTGCATACTACAAGCGAACAGGGGAGTATCATCCCACAACATTATCAAGTGAAAGAAGTGGAATCAGGAGAGCAGctaaaaaatttgttttcaaag aaaataaattgttctatgttggaaaagacagaaaacagatgCGCCTGGTAATTGTTtcagatgaagaaaagaaaaaggtgcttGAGAAATGCCACGAAAATGCTGCTGGCACTCATCATGGCATATCAAGGACACTGACTTTAGTGGAATCTAATTACTACTGGACCTCTGTAACAAATGATGTCAAGCAGTGG GTGTATGCTTGCCAGCATTGCCAAGTGGCAAAGAATACAACCACCACAGCACCCAAAACACACCCGATCAGAGCAGAGGATCCATGGACAGCAGTCGCTATAGACCTACTGGGACCTTTTAATGTTACCAACAGAAGCCACAAGTATGTCATAATTATGACAGATTTGTTTACAAGATGGGCTGTTATCTTGCCGCTGCAGGACACTTCAGCTGCTGAAATTGCTAAGGCAAtcataaatgtgtttttcttataTGGGCCACCTCAAAAAATGCCTATTGATCAAGGAAATGAGCTTGTTTATCAG ACAGATGATGTAAATGAAAGAACATGCAAGACAATCAAAGCTTTCCTTAACAGATACTGCACTGACCATCCAAATGATTGGGATGAACACTTGTCTGCTATTGCCTATGCGTTCAATTTGACAAATTTG GAGCCAGATCAAAACACCCcatttttccaaatgtttaatcGCAACCCACATGTTGTTGAGACAATGAATATACGTGTGGAAGGAGAATACAATATGTTTGCCAAAATATTTGAAGCAACTAAAAAAGCCAGTCAAGCtctggaagaagagaaaacatCCGATTGCCAG GTGGAGAAAAACACTTCAGATGaacaaaaaatcagaaacaaagtCCCTGTCAAAAGGAAGCCAAAGCAATTAAATACCCTTCGACTTAAAGTTGGTCATGAAGTCCTCAGGCAAAGGAAAAACTGGTGGAAAGATGGTCGTTTCCAGTCGGAATGGGTTGGTCCTTGTATTATAGATTATATCACAGATAATGGCTGTGCAATATTAAGAGATGCCACAGGATCCAGGTTGAAAAGACCGATTAAGATGTCTCACCTCAAACCATACATAAGAGGGTCCAGTGAAAAAG ACAACCATTACTTTTTACAAGGTGCTGTAGTTGTTGACCATGACTATATTGGCTTATCTGAAAAATCCTATAATCCAAGCCAACAAGACTCTGTTGCTGAAGAGGAAATAAATGCCTGCACAAGAGATGCCATGTCTGCTGTGCAAATGCCACCTGCAGCCTGCAAAGACCAAGAATCAACAGATGGCAAACATGAGTCTGAGCTGACAGAGGATCGTTGCATTGGATCAAACACTGCGAAGCCCAAGCGATGGCCTTCACCTTGTTGGACACTGCAGACCAAGATAGAGGATACTTAA
- the GIN1 gene encoding gypsy retrotransposon integrase-like protein 1 isoform X3 — protein sequence MVRSGKNGGLHLKQIAYYKRTGEYHPTTLSSERSGIRRAAKKFVFKENKLFYVGKDRKQMRLVIVSDEEKKKVLEKCHENAAGTHHGISRTLTLVESNYYWTSVTNDVKQWVYACQHCQVAKNTTTTAPKTHPIRAEDPWTAVAIDLLGPFNVTNRSHKYVIIMTDLFTRWAVILPLQDTSAAEIAKAIINVFFLYGPPQKMPIDQGNELVYQINEELFALFGMKQIVLSYPQTDDVNERTCKTIKAFLNRYCTDHPNDWDEHLSAIAYAFNLTNLEPDQNTPFFQMFNRNPHVVETMNIRVEGEYNMFAKIFEATKKASQALEEEKTSDCQVEKNTSDEQKIRNKVPVKRKPKQLNTLRLKVGHEVLRQRKNWWKDGRFQSEWVGPCIIDYITDNGCAILRDATGSRLKRPIKMSHLKPYIRGSSEKGHRFY from the exons ATGGTCCGTAGTGGAAAAAATGGTGGGCTCCACCTGAAGCAGATTGCATACTACAAGCGAACAGGGGAGTATCATCCCACAACATTATCAAGTGAAAGAAGTGGAATCAGGAGAGCAGctaaaaaatttgttttcaaag aaaataaattgttctatgttggaaaagacagaaaacagatgCGCCTGGTAATTGTTtcagatgaagaaaagaaaaaggtgcttGAGAAATGCCACGAAAATGCTGCTGGCACTCATCATGGCATATCAAGGACACTGACTTTAGTGGAATCTAATTACTACTGGACCTCTGTAACAAATGATGTCAAGCAGTGG GTGTATGCTTGCCAGCATTGCCAAGTGGCAAAGAATACAACCACCACAGCACCCAAAACACACCCGATCAGAGCAGAGGATCCATGGACAGCAGTCGCTATAGACCTACTGGGACCTTTTAATGTTACCAACAGAAGCCACAAGTATGTCATAATTATGACAGATTTGTTTACAAGATGGGCTGTTATCTTGCCGCTGCAGGACACTTCAGCTGCTGAAATTGCTAAGGCAAtcataaatgtgtttttcttataTGGGCCACCTCAAAAAATGCCTATTGATCAAGGAAATGAGCTTGTTTATCAG ataaATGAAGAACTGTTTGCACTGTTTGGAATGAAACAAATTGTATTGTCTTATCCTCAGACAGATGATGTAAATGAAAGAACATGCAAGACAATCAAAGCTTTCCTTAACAGATACTGCACTGACCATCCAAATGATTGGGATGAACACTTGTCTGCTATTGCCTATGCGTTCAATTTGACAAATTTG GAGCCAGATCAAAACACCCcatttttccaaatgtttaatcGCAACCCACATGTTGTTGAGACAATGAATATACGTGTGGAAGGAGAATACAATATGTTTGCCAAAATATTTGAAGCAACTAAAAAAGCCAGTCAAGCtctggaagaagagaaaacatCCGATTGCCAG GTGGAGAAAAACACTTCAGATGaacaaaaaatcagaaacaaagtCCCTGTCAAAAGGAAGCCAAAGCAATTAAATACCCTTCGACTTAAAGTTGGTCATGAAGTCCTCAGGCAAAGGAAAAACTGGTGGAAAGATGGTCGTTTCCAGTCGGAATGGGTTGGTCCTTGTATTATAGATTATATCACAGATAATGGCTGTGCAATATTAAGAGATGCCACAGGATCCAGGTTGAAAAGACCGATTAAGATGTCTCACCTCAAACCATACATAAGAGGGTCCAGTGAAAAAG GACACCGCTTTTACTGA